In Hymenobacter sublimis, a single genomic region encodes these proteins:
- a CDS encoding SusC/RagA family TonB-linked outer membrane protein, with translation MKRRLWSAPLALGLMLTAPVAWAQQATVTMQGTVTASNDQQPLPGVNVLVKGTAIGTQTNVDGRYSLPNVPAGSTLVFSFIGYNSQEYKVGAGTTANITLAPDSKSLNEVVVTAYGIKQERAELNYSAPQVKGSELVETRQTNIVNALQGKVAGVSITSSGGAPGEGAAIVIRGGNSLDGNNQPLFVIDGIIMDNSSFTESTAPGGGSGFNGVLGRSQANQNRAGDLNPEDIASMTVLKGPAAAAIYGLRAANGAVIITTKKGTSGRATINYRTQFSVDEVSRLPKLQDRYKQGNLGLFDAGTRGSWGPAFQPGETVYDNLGDFFQKGKSWQHYLTVSGGTDRSTFLFSGSRTDVSGVAPTSLYDKTTLRLAGTSKMTEKLSITGSAQYLNAGGRNPVQGPGLFGGSGGYLVSLLNWPRNDDARVYLNPDGSRRRLLGSATAATDADNPYFTIYRNPQTTRTNRFIGNVQANLDLLKWLGVSYNIGTDFYVQKDRSVRAVGTSLTGNQDGGIAETTTLNRLLNSNFLVTLKHDFSENLGGFLVLGNTVEMSRNEATDNLGLIFQNPNPVVPSINNTVNRNTLITNTERRLIGNFARLNINLFQQVNLEMNGRLDQSSTLPRFEENKNFGRPFGYGSVSAGWQFTKLLGLDQNPWLNYGKIRGSISEVGKDTGPYRVDSPLAQATYIGGGFRNGFYGSNRQLIPERTRAYEVGIDLQFLQNRLGLEANVYQQITRDQLIAPRVSQATGFILQYINGGTVENKGLEVALRGTPVQKEGFTWDVVANFYANRNKANKLPGFLTEVYQSDSWVIDVARGGAFPGKPISSVSALDYQRAPDGRILISPTTGYPLVNTSTFVYAGDRAPDYTVQVTNTLTYKDLSLSFLWDFRKGGMVVNGNDWFATRTGLSERTLDRYKTVVFDGVVAGRAADGSTTYTPNTRQVELNQTYYQTILGVVGTPFVEDGSWTRLRYATLTYRLPATLFTNSTSVRGVELSVTGRNLLLFTKYRGVDPETASAGAGVRGGGSGGFDYGSIPGTRGVDMSVRVNF, from the coding sequence ATGAAAAGACGTTTATGGTCCGCCCCATTGGCCCTGGGGTTGATGCTGACCGCGCCCGTAGCGTGGGCCCAGCAGGCCACCGTGACCATGCAAGGCACCGTTACGGCCAGCAACGACCAACAGCCCCTGCCCGGCGTGAACGTGCTGGTAAAGGGCACCGCTATTGGCACCCAAACCAACGTTGATGGGCGCTACTCCCTCCCCAACGTGCCGGCTGGCAGCACCCTGGTCTTCAGCTTTATTGGCTACAACAGTCAGGAATACAAGGTAGGCGCGGGCACCACGGCCAACATTACCCTGGCCCCCGACTCCAAAAGTCTGAACGAGGTAGTTGTAACGGCCTATGGCATCAAGCAGGAGCGGGCCGAGCTCAACTACAGCGCTCCGCAAGTGAAAGGTTCGGAACTGGTAGAAACCCGCCAGACCAACATCGTGAATGCCCTGCAGGGCAAAGTAGCGGGCGTAAGCATTACGTCTTCGGGCGGAGCACCGGGCGAGGGCGCGGCCATCGTAATTCGGGGCGGGAACTCCCTGGATGGCAACAACCAGCCCCTGTTCGTGATTGACGGCATCATCATGGATAACTCCTCGTTCACGGAAAGCACGGCCCCCGGTGGGGGCTCAGGCTTCAACGGGGTGCTGGGCCGCTCCCAGGCCAACCAGAACCGCGCCGGCGACCTAAACCCCGAGGACATTGCCTCCATGACGGTGCTCAAGGGTCCGGCCGCCGCCGCCATTTACGGACTGCGGGCCGCCAACGGGGCGGTTATCATCACCACCAAAAAAGGCACCTCCGGCCGTGCTACCATCAACTACCGCACGCAGTTTTCGGTGGATGAGGTGAGCCGCCTACCCAAACTTCAGGACCGTTACAAGCAGGGCAACCTGGGCTTGTTCGACGCCGGCACCCGGGGCTCCTGGGGCCCGGCCTTCCAGCCCGGCGAAACGGTATACGACAACCTCGGCGACTTTTTCCAGAAGGGTAAGAGCTGGCAGCACTACCTCACCGTTTCGGGCGGTACTGACCGCAGCACCTTCCTGTTTTCGGGCTCACGCACCGATGTAAGCGGCGTGGCCCCCACCAGCCTCTACGATAAAACGACCCTGCGCCTGGCCGGCACGTCTAAAATGACGGAAAAGCTGTCCATTACGGGCTCAGCCCAGTACCTCAATGCCGGCGGGCGCAACCCAGTGCAGGGCCCTGGCCTGTTCGGGGGGAGCGGGGGCTATCTGGTCAGCTTGCTGAACTGGCCTCGCAACGATGACGCCCGGGTGTACCTCAACCCCGATGGTAGCCGCCGCCGCCTGCTGGGTTCCGCTACCGCCGCCACCGATGCCGACAACCCCTACTTCACCATTTACCGCAACCCCCAGACTACCCGCACCAACCGCTTTATCGGCAACGTGCAGGCCAACTTGGATTTGCTGAAGTGGCTGGGTGTGAGCTACAACATCGGCACCGACTTCTACGTGCAGAAGGACCGCTCGGTGCGGGCCGTGGGCACTTCCCTGACGGGTAACCAGGACGGCGGTATTGCCGAAACCACTACCCTCAACCGCCTGCTCAACTCCAACTTCCTGGTTACGCTCAAGCACGATTTCTCCGAGAACTTAGGGGGCTTCCTGGTGCTGGGCAATACGGTAGAAATGAGCCGCAACGAGGCCACCGACAACCTGGGCCTGATTTTCCAGAACCCCAATCCGGTAGTACCCTCCATCAACAACACCGTCAATCGTAACACGCTTATTACCAACACGGAGCGGCGACTGATCGGCAACTTTGCTCGTCTGAACATTAACTTGTTTCAGCAGGTGAACCTGGAAATGAACGGGCGCCTAGATCAGTCCTCAACCCTACCCCGGTTTGAGGAAAACAAGAACTTCGGCCGCCCCTTCGGCTACGGCTCAGTTTCGGCGGGCTGGCAGTTTACCAAGCTGCTGGGCCTCGACCAGAACCCCTGGCTGAACTACGGCAAGATTCGGGGCTCGATTTCGGAGGTGGGCAAAGACACTGGCCCCTACCGCGTTGATTCGCCCCTGGCCCAGGCCACTTACATTGGGGGCGGTTTCCGCAACGGCTTCTACGGCTCAAATCGGCAGCTGATACCGGAGCGTACCCGCGCGTATGAAGTAGGAATTGACCTGCAGTTTCTGCAAAACCGCCTGGGCCTGGAAGCCAACGTGTACCAGCAAATTACCCGCGACCAGCTGATTGCGCCCCGCGTGAGCCAGGCCACCGGCTTCATTTTGCAGTACATCAACGGCGGCACTGTGGAAAACAAGGGCCTGGAAGTGGCCCTGCGCGGCACGCCCGTTCAGAAGGAAGGCTTTACCTGGGATGTGGTGGCCAACTTCTACGCCAACCGCAACAAAGCCAACAAATTGCCCGGCTTCCTGACCGAAGTATACCAGTCGGACTCCTGGGTGATTGACGTGGCCCGCGGCGGTGCTTTCCCCGGCAAGCCCATTTCCTCAGTTAGTGCCCTGGATTACCAGCGCGCCCCCGATGGCCGCATCCTCATCAGCCCCACCACCGGCTACCCCCTAGTAAACACCAGCACCTTTGTGTACGCCGGCGACCGGGCCCCCGACTACACCGTGCAGGTAACCAATACGCTCACTTACAAAGACCTTTCCTTGTCTTTCCTCTGGGACTTCCGCAAGGGCGGCATGGTAGTAAACGGCAACGACTGGTTTGCTACTCGCACGGGCCTGAGCGAGCGGACTTTGGACCGTTACAAAACCGTCGTGTTTGATGGCGTAGTGGCCGGCCGAGCGGCCGATGGCAGCACCACCTACACCCCCAATACGCGGCAGGTGGAGCTTAACCAAACCTACTACCAGACCATTCTGGGAGTTGTTGGAACCCCCTTCGTGGAGGATGGCTCCTGGACGCGCCTGCGCTACGCTACCCTGACCTACCGCCTGCCCGCTACACTGTTTACGAACTCTACCTCGGTGCGCGGCGTGGAGCTGTCCGTGACGGGCCGCAACCTGCTGCTGTTCACTAAGTACCGCGGCGTTGACCCCGAAACGGCTTCGGCGGGCGCAGGTGTGCGCGGCGGCGGCTCCGGTGGCTTCGATTACGGCAGCATTCCCGGCACCCGCGGCGTGGATATGAGCGTGCGCGTGAATTTTTAG
- a CDS encoding glycoside hydrolase family 10 protein, producing MFRLLAAGRFLFALVLSVYCLVASQPAGAADGPPKRELRGVWIATVENIDWPSSRSLTPEQQRREYCRMLDDHQRSGINALFVQVRPASDAFYQSSLEPWSKWLTGQQGKAPAPYYDPLPFLIEEAHNRGMEFHAWFNPYRATMDTVTRRLAPNHPYRKHPEWFLRYSGKLLYNPGLPEVRNYISEVILDVVRRYDIDGVHFDDYFYPYPEAGQIIHDEDAFARFNPDGLKLADWRRQNVNTLIHELHDTIHHTKRWVKFGISPFGVWRNQSTDPNGSATKAFQGYDGLYADALEWLRQGWVDYVLPQLYWSTGFRVAQYPVLVEWWARNSNGRHLYIGHGAYRMSESTKSDTVWRNPRELPRQVRLNRTFPTEVSGSVFFSSKSLMANVLHTTDSLRQHEFRYPALVPTMPWLDAVPPRPAQNLIVATEAAANTLTWQPGPAAADGDQAAYYALYRFADDQTPTPDDPRNLLTVFRPQPGRRLSFVDTTARSGRAYAYYLTAFDRLHNESRPISVRTTGRATEVIVAQTAPPESAPSPAAPAPVPSPMPPTRPTPRPTAPRPTTTVNSPTKVKVKTKPKRRGLFERIFGRR from the coding sequence ATGTTTCGATTACTTGCCGCCGGCCGTTTCCTGTTTGCCCTAGTTCTGAGTGTGTATTGCCTAGTCGCCAGCCAGCCGGCTGGTGCCGCCGACGGGCCGCCCAAGCGCGAGTTGCGCGGGGTCTGGATTGCCACCGTGGAGAATATTGATTGGCCTAGCTCCCGCAGCCTCACGCCCGAGCAGCAGCGCCGCGAGTACTGCCGCATGCTCGATGACCACCAGCGTAGCGGCATCAACGCCCTATTCGTGCAGGTGCGCCCCGCTTCCGACGCCTTCTACCAGAGCAGCCTGGAGCCCTGGAGCAAGTGGCTGACGGGCCAGCAGGGCAAGGCACCCGCGCCCTACTACGACCCTTTGCCCTTCCTCATCGAGGAAGCCCACAACCGGGGCATGGAGTTTCACGCCTGGTTTAATCCCTACCGCGCCACCATGGACACCGTGACGCGGCGGCTGGCCCCCAACCACCCTTACCGCAAGCACCCCGAGTGGTTTCTGCGCTACTCCGGCAAGCTGCTTTACAACCCTGGCCTGCCCGAAGTGCGCAACTACATCAGCGAGGTGATTCTGGACGTAGTGCGCCGCTATGATATCGATGGCGTACACTTCGACGACTACTTCTATCCCTACCCCGAAGCCGGGCAGATAATTCACGATGAGGACGCTTTTGCCCGCTTCAACCCCGACGGCCTTAAGCTGGCCGACTGGCGCCGCCAGAATGTGAACACCCTCATTCACGAACTGCACGACACCATTCATCACACCAAGCGCTGGGTGAAGTTCGGCATCTCGCCCTTCGGGGTGTGGCGCAATCAAAGCACGGACCCCAATGGCTCGGCCACCAAGGCTTTTCAGGGCTACGATGGCTTGTACGCCGATGCTCTGGAGTGGCTGCGTCAGGGCTGGGTTGATTACGTGCTGCCCCAACTGTACTGGAGCACCGGCTTTCGGGTGGCGCAGTACCCCGTGCTGGTGGAGTGGTGGGCCCGCAACAGCAATGGCCGCCACCTCTACATCGGGCACGGGGCCTACCGCATGTCGGAGAGCACGAAGTCGGACACCGTATGGCGCAACCCGCGCGAGCTGCCCCGGCAAGTGCGCCTGAACCGCACCTTTCCCACGGAGGTAAGCGGCAGCGTGTTCTTTAGCTCGAAATCCTTGATGGCCAACGTGCTGCACACTACCGATTCGCTGCGTCAGCACGAATTTCGCTACCCGGCTCTAGTGCCCACTATGCCCTGGCTTGATGCCGTACCCCCGCGCCCAGCCCAGAACCTGATCGTCGCGACGGAGGCCGCCGCCAACACCCTGACTTGGCAGCCCGGCCCTGCCGCCGCCGATGGTGACCAGGCCGCCTACTACGCCCTCTACCGCTTCGCCGACGACCAGACGCCTACCCCCGACGACCCCCGCAATCTGCTCACCGTGTTCCGGCCCCAGCCTGGCCGCAGGCTAAGTTTTGTAGACACTACAGCCCGCTCCGGGCGCGCTTACGCCTACTATCTCACCGCCTTCGACCGCCTGCACAACGAAAGTCGGCCTATCTCGGTGCGCACTACCGGCCGCGCCACCGAGGTAATTGTGGCCCAAACGGCCCCGCCCGAATCCGCGCCGTCGCCTGCCGCACCGGCTCCTGTCCCCAGCCCAATGCCCCCGACCCGGCCTACGCCGCGCCCCACGGCCCCACGCCCAACCACCACAGTCAACTCACCAACTAAGGTCAAAGTCAAGACCAAGCCCAAGCGCCGCGGCTTATTTGAGCGCATATTCGGCCGGCGGTAA
- a CDS encoding phage holin family protein, with protein MATSTDPQDHQRVVATYTDTPLSARPGVAGVVPAVKRISWGAILAGAVLALVIQLALSLLGLGIGLGTVDPLEEQNPMAGIGIGAAIWWVVSMLVSLYLGATVASRLAGIPRPIDGLLHGLLTWSVVTLLTFYLLSTAVGRIIGGVTGVAGRALTGAGRGIAAVAPEAGEAIKDELQQRGIDVSDLKREARLLLRQTGKSELNPDRLEREAKAAGQEVQSEASQSAQNPQGADDNFDDVIDRLTSRAENIGNAADRDAAVNVVMRRTGKSRAESEQIVDNWISTAQQARAKFDQAKVQAEAKARQTGDQAAEGLSKAALLAALGLGLGAAAAAFGGRRGVPHDLAVAGAPVA; from the coding sequence ATGGCAACGAGTACTGATCCACAAGACCACCAGCGCGTGGTTGCAACTTACACCGATACGCCTTTGTCGGCGCGTCCGGGGGTAGCGGGCGTAGTGCCTGCGGTAAAGCGTATTTCATGGGGTGCCATCTTGGCCGGAGCCGTGCTGGCTCTGGTTATTCAACTGGCATTGAGCCTGCTTGGGCTAGGTATTGGCCTGGGCACCGTCGATCCGTTGGAGGAGCAGAATCCAATGGCGGGCATCGGTATTGGCGCTGCCATCTGGTGGGTAGTCAGCATGCTGGTTTCCTTGTACTTGGGTGCCACGGTAGCGAGTCGGCTGGCCGGGATTCCACGTCCCATCGATGGCTTGCTGCACGGCCTACTTACCTGGTCGGTGGTTACGCTACTCACGTTTTATCTGCTTTCAACGGCGGTAGGACGTATTATTGGCGGGGTGACGGGCGTGGCCGGTCGGGCCCTGACTGGGGCTGGGCGCGGTATTGCGGCCGTGGCACCCGAGGCCGGCGAGGCCATTAAGGACGAGCTGCAACAGCGCGGCATTGACGTAAGCGACTTGAAGCGCGAAGCTCGTTTGCTGCTCCGTCAGACCGGCAAATCGGAACTGAACCCCGATAGACTGGAGCGGGAAGCCAAGGCCGCGGGCCAGGAAGTACAATCAGAAGCCTCGCAGAGTGCTCAGAACCCCCAGGGTGCCGATGATAACTTCGACGACGTAATTGACCGCCTCACCAGCCGGGCCGAAAATATCGGCAATGCCGCCGACCGCGACGCTGCGGTAAACGTGGTAATGCGCCGCACGGGTAAGAGCCGCGCGGAGTCGGAACAGATTGTGGATAACTGGATTAGCACCGCCCAGCAAGCCCGCGCCAAGTTCGACCAAGCCAAGGTGCAAGCCGAAGCCAAAGCTCGCCAGACCGGCGACCAAGCCGCCGAAGGCCTTTCCAAAGCGGCATTGCTGGCTGCGCTGGGCCTGGGCCTGGGAGCTGCTGCCGCGGCATTTGGCGGGCGCCGGGGCGTCCCGCACGACCTGGCTGTAGCCGGAGCCCCGGTAGCGTAG
- a CDS encoding DUF2059 domain-containing protein, translated as MKKLLILATGLALAVPAVQAQSTASATGTAAAISAGQRKAAEELLAATDSEKNLSATIDRMLAAQLEQNPGMKAVEPEMRAYLTKYMSWPSMKEDMVQLYAREFTEKELKELTKFYQTPTGRKTITKMPALMAAGMEIGQKRMQEHLPELQQAIAEKLKSQAPAKTE; from the coding sequence ATGAAGAAACTATTGATTCTGGCGACTGGGCTAGCCCTGGCAGTTCCAGCGGTGCAGGCGCAGTCTACCGCTTCGGCTACGGGTACGGCCGCTGCCATTTCAGCGGGGCAGCGCAAAGCCGCCGAGGAGCTACTGGCGGCCACTGACTCCGAGAAAAACCTGTCGGCCACCATTGACCGGATGCTGGCCGCTCAGCTGGAGCAGAACCCGGGCATGAAAGCCGTGGAGCCGGAAATGCGCGCCTACCTCACCAAATACATGAGCTGGCCTTCGATGAAGGAGGATATGGTGCAGCTTTACGCCCGCGAGTTCACCGAAAAAGAACTAAAGGAACTCACCAAGTTCTATCAGACGCCGACCGGCCGTAAGACCATTACCAAAATGCCCGCGCTAATGGCCGCCGGCATGGAAATCGGCCAGAAGCGCATGCAGGAACACCTCCCCGAGCTGCAGCAGGCCATTGCTGAGAAGCTGAAGTCGCAGGCGCCGGCCAAAACGGAATAA
- a CDS encoding acyltransferase family protein produces the protein MQTTTQAAIHTTGAMPLAEASQPGRLVSLDVFRGLTVMAMILVNNPGDWGHIYAPLEHAHWHGCTPTDLIFPFFLFIVGVSIVYALDGARRQPATHGRTLVRIFKRSAILFGLGLFSALFPKFDFDTVRIPGVLARIAVVFLVCGILFLKTSRRQQIGLLAFVLVFYNVLLQLVPVPGYGPANLEAGTNLGAWLDRTVLGEAHLWKQSRTWDPEGLLSTLPAIGTGLLGMLAGQWLRRREVEPATKVAWLFVAGGACTVLGLIWNGWFPINKSLWTSSYVLYAGGLALAVLAGLYWLTDVQGYRRWIKAPLVYGVNAITVFFLSGLIPRLLNMVKVAGPTGQPTGLRDWLYQTFFVPYFSPVNASLAGAIACMLIWLVVLWLMYRRNIIIKV, from the coding sequence ATGCAAACCACTACCCAGGCCGCTATCCACACCACCGGCGCCATGCCCCTGGCGGAGGCGTCCCAGCCCGGCCGCCTCGTCAGCCTCGACGTGTTTCGGGGCCTGACGGTCATGGCCATGATTCTGGTGAACAACCCCGGCGACTGGGGCCACATCTACGCTCCGCTGGAGCACGCCCACTGGCACGGCTGCACCCCCACCGACCTGATTTTTCCCTTCTTCCTGTTCATCGTTGGGGTGAGCATTGTGTATGCCCTGGACGGGGCCCGTCGTCAGCCGGCAACTCACGGCCGCACCCTGGTGCGTATTTTTAAACGGTCAGCTATTCTGTTTGGACTGGGGCTGTTTTCGGCCTTGTTTCCGAAGTTTGATTTTGACACCGTGCGTATTCCGGGCGTGCTGGCTCGCATTGCGGTGGTGTTTTTGGTGTGCGGCATCCTGTTCCTGAAAACCTCGCGCCGCCAGCAAATTGGGCTGCTGGCCTTCGTGCTCGTCTTTTATAATGTGCTGCTGCAACTGGTGCCCGTGCCCGGTTACGGGCCCGCCAACCTGGAGGCCGGTACCAACCTGGGCGCCTGGCTTGATAGAACGGTGCTCGGGGAGGCTCACCTCTGGAAACAGAGCCGCACCTGGGACCCGGAGGGGCTGCTGAGCACCTTGCCCGCCATTGGCACCGGTTTGCTGGGGATGCTGGCTGGGCAGTGGCTGCGCCGCCGCGAGGTAGAGCCCGCCACCAAAGTAGCCTGGCTGTTTGTGGCCGGTGGGGCCTGCACGGTGCTGGGCCTAATCTGGAACGGCTGGTTTCCCATCAACAAAAGCCTCTGGACCAGTTCCTACGTGCTCTACGCTGGCGGCTTGGCCCTGGCCGTGCTGGCGGGCCTGTACTGGCTGACCGATGTGCAGGGCTACCGCCGCTGGATTAAGGCCCCGCTGGTGTACGGCGTGAATGCCATTACCGTGTTTTTCCTCTCGGGCCTGATTCCGCGCTTGCTGAACATGGTGAAGGTGGCGGGCCCAACCGGCCAGCCCACCGGCCTGCGCGACTGGCTGTACCAGACCTTCTTCGTGCCTTACTTCAGCCCGGTTAATGCCTCCCTGGCCGGGGCCATAGCCTGCATGCTCATATGGCTAGTCGTGCTCTGGCTGATGTACCGGCGCAACATCATAATCAAAGTGTAG
- a CDS encoding M15 family metallopeptidase: MSANPFGLVLISSPEEYHQRVAADAEHQLVNLLDLIPDLVLDIRYATSRNLLGEAVYPSAKAYLRRPVAEALQRVQQALARQGLGLCVYDAYRPYSVTVRFYEHIRDENFAAPPWRGSRHNRGCSVDVGLVEQATGRHLPLPTDFDELKPASHATFSALPNHVILNRSTLLAAMKRQGFVNYPKEWWHFDFHRWADFDLLDLSFEALDMR; encoded by the coding sequence ATGTCTGCCAATCCGTTTGGACTAGTTCTGATCAGCTCCCCTGAAGAGTACCACCAGCGGGTAGCCGCGGATGCTGAGCACCAGCTCGTGAATCTGCTGGATCTAATTCCGGATCTGGTGCTTGATATTCGGTACGCTACCTCCCGCAACCTGCTGGGCGAGGCAGTGTATCCGTCGGCGAAGGCCTACCTGCGGCGGCCGGTGGCCGAGGCCCTGCAACGGGTGCAGCAGGCCCTGGCGCGGCAGGGCCTGGGCTTGTGCGTGTACGACGCCTACCGCCCCTACAGCGTGACGGTACGCTTCTACGAGCACATCCGCGACGAAAACTTCGCCGCTCCTCCCTGGCGCGGCTCCCGGCACAACCGCGGCTGCTCCGTGGACGTGGGCCTAGTGGAGCAAGCCACGGGCCGCCACTTGCCCTTACCCACTGATTTCGATGAGCTAAAGCCCGCCTCGCATGCTACCTTCAGCGCGTTGCCCAACCACGTTATCCTGAACCGTAGCACGCTGCTGGCGGCCATGAAGCGGCAAGGCTTCGTCAATTACCCCAAGGAGTGGTGGCACTTCGATTTTCACCGCTGGGCCGATTTTGACCTACTAGACCTCTCCTTCGAAGCCCTGGACATGCGCTGA
- a CDS encoding SusD/RagB family nutrient-binding outer membrane lipoprotein translates to MKKYLLLLGLALGGGLGLTSCESFLDVNTDPNNPITSTPNFLLPSIISQGFQTQMFTSLTTTYITQYTVRKTPASSTDQFTLSNANSTNTFNYTYFYSAGTIPTMTAAAEQEGSPYYIGAGKIMLAMDLAHATDMLGDIPYTEAFKGAQNYTPQYDPQEQIYQTILTLCDEGIALMQKPAAENFRPLYVTSPSVSGDILFRGDTQKWIRFANGLKARQLNHLVKKSSYNPQQILDLVGKSMTSSADDAQIQFIQAVAPLTATTNIFGTTRNNYATATFSTNIIKYLNGNVGGAAYPGVIDPRLPIMATATSTGNDPGVAQAATANIVNGFTDFYSSWYARDLGYFEVMTFHELKFIEAEAAFRAGDKGRALNAYRAGIRAHMQKIGVGGSNGNPAVTFPLITQAQIDAYLASAAVAQNEAQLDLKRIMEQKYIAMFLNPESWSDLRRLDFDPAIYVNLRYPNNANATLAGKADYKDRWPRRMLPGATEVLYNPQAVAKLFSDVQATSNDDYVSKPLWWDRP, encoded by the coding sequence ATGAAAAAATACCTTCTCTTGCTAGGTCTGGCGCTGGGTGGAGGCTTGGGCCTCACCTCCTGCGAAAGTTTCCTGGACGTGAATACCGACCCCAACAACCCCATTACGTCGACCCCGAACTTCCTGCTGCCCAGCATTATTTCGCAGGGCTTTCAAACGCAGATGTTCACCTCCCTGACGACTACCTACATTACCCAGTACACGGTGCGCAAAACGCCGGCCAGCAGCACCGACCAGTTTACGCTCAGCAACGCCAACAGCACCAATACCTTTAACTACACCTACTTTTACTCGGCGGGCACCATCCCAACAATGACGGCGGCAGCTGAGCAGGAAGGCTCGCCCTACTACATTGGGGCCGGCAAGATTATGCTGGCCATGGACCTGGCCCACGCCACCGACATGCTCGGCGACATTCCCTACACCGAGGCGTTTAAAGGGGCCCAGAACTACACCCCACAGTACGACCCGCAGGAGCAGATTTACCAGACCATCCTGACGCTCTGCGACGAGGGCATTGCCCTGATGCAGAAGCCGGCGGCAGAAAACTTCCGCCCCCTGTACGTGACCTCGCCCAGCGTTTCCGGCGACATTCTGTTCCGGGGCGACACGCAGAAGTGGATCCGGTTTGCCAACGGCTTGAAGGCCCGCCAGCTTAACCACTTAGTGAAGAAAAGCTCCTACAACCCCCAGCAGATTCTGGACCTGGTAGGCAAGAGCATGACCAGCTCGGCCGACGACGCCCAGATTCAGTTTATCCAGGCTGTGGCCCCGCTTACGGCCACCACCAACATTTTCGGTACCACGCGGAACAACTACGCTACGGCTACCTTCTCCACCAACATCATCAAGTACCTGAACGGCAACGTGGGCGGGGCCGCCTACCCCGGCGTGATTGACCCACGCCTGCCCATTATGGCCACGGCCACCAGCACCGGCAACGACCCCGGCGTAGCCCAGGCGGCCACAGCCAACATTGTAAACGGCTTCACCGACTTCTACAGCTCCTGGTACGCCCGCGACCTGGGCTACTTCGAGGTGATGACCTTCCACGAGCTGAAGTTCATTGAGGCCGAAGCGGCGTTCCGGGCCGGCGACAAAGGCCGGGCCCTTAACGCGTACCGCGCGGGCATCCGGGCGCACATGCAGAAGATTGGGGTAGGCGGCTCGAACGGCAACCCGGCCGTGACCTTCCCGCTCATCACCCAAGCCCAGATTGACGCCTACCTAGCCAGCGCGGCCGTGGCCCAGAATGAGGCCCAGCTGGATCTGAAGCGCATTATGGAGCAGAAGTACATTGCCATGTTCCTGAACCCAGAGTCGTGGTCGGATTTGCGCCGCCTGGATTTCGACCCCGCTATTTACGTGAACCTGCGCTACCCCAACAACGCCAACGCCACGCTGGCGGGCAAAGCTGATTACAAGGACCGGTGGCCCCGCCGCATGCTGCCCGGCGCCACGGAGGTGCTGTATAATCCGCAAGCTGTAGCCAAGCTGTTCTCCGATGTGCAGGCCACTTCCAACGACGATTACGTGAGCAAGCCCCTGTGGTGGGACCGTCCCTAA